GCACGATGATGGTTGCATAAGTCTCCGATATATCAGCCGCATGCTGTAAGATTCGAATATTACCGAGCGTCTTGAATTCCGCCAGTTCCGTGAGCAAGGCGGTCTCGGAGGCTTGCAAACCGATCACATCTACGCGTGAAGCATGCCGTGCAAAAGCGCACGCCACGGAAGTCAATCCCGGACAAAACAATAAAACCGGCTCTCCCGGCGTCAAACGTGTGAAAAATTTCCAAGCTCCGGGCAGTTCATAAATCCCGTCTTTGAGCAATCCTGCTCCCAATTGTTCCGGCAGGCTGTTATAATATTGCTTGAAACGGGACAAGACGGGTTTTGAGTGGCTCATGGCAATCTGAGGGCTCAGGCAGAAAGCTTGGCGGCAAGAGCCGTGCGCAGGGCTTGTTCTTTTTCACGCCAAATTTCCAGACGCTGCTGACGTTGCCGTTGCACAGCCGCTTTGCTTTCCGGCCAGCGGGCTTGCAGCTTTCGTATGCAGGCCACGATATCTTGCGGTGAATTGTCAACGTAGACCGCGGCCTGCCCAAAGGTCTCGCGCAAGATCGGCCAATCCGAGGTGATGATCGGCGTGCCGAGCGCCAGGGCCTCATATGCTCCGCGTTGCATGGTATGATCGCGTGTGGTCAACACCATCACGGCGTGACTGGTTTTGATGAGACCCGCATATTTTTCATCCGGCAGAAAGCCGGTGAAAAATAGATTGTCGGGTTTACTGTGAACATATTGCGGCGGCACGTCTTTCAGCTTGCCGGTGGCGTAAAACTCGATATCGCGCAGCTCGCGCGCGGCCTGCCAAATATTATCGAGCGGTTCATCGGGATTGTAGCTGCAAACTACCGCAATCGTGAAATGCCCATTACTGGGGAAGCTTCCGATCTGTTTGAATTGCACCGGCAAATCACCGATAACAATAACAGGCGCCTTCCAAACTTCGACTTGCCGGGCGAGATGCTCGTTGGTGACGATGTTGATGAGCGCACGGCGGTAGAACCAGGCATT
The sequence above is a segment of the Cytophagia bacterium CHB2 genome. Coding sequences within it:
- a CDS encoding glycosyltransferase, with translation MNMPSLRRASGTPSKQTQRMGIPKNKKLVFVSWAANCSRSDNLARLLGGDSKMVYAENLGSNYVTVWLKYLLQMWMTWKLLWRERPQVVMVMVPPVFICIPVYFYCLFFRAGYVTDTHTAAFTMSRWKPLLFLNAWFYRRALINIVTNEHLARQVEVWKAPVIVIGDLPVQFKQIGSFPSNGHFTIAVVCSYNPDEPLDNIWQAARELRDIEFYATGKLKDVPPQYVHSKPDNLFFTGFLPDEKYAGLIKTSHAVMVLTTRDHTMQRGAYEALALGTPIITSDWPILRETFGQAAVYVDNSPQDIVACIRKLQARWPESKAAVQRQRQQRLEIWREKEQALRTALAAKLSA